One genomic region from Mytilus trossulus isolate FHL-02 chromosome 9, PNRI_Mtr1.1.1.hap1, whole genome shotgun sequence encodes:
- the LOC134684296 gene encoding uncharacterized protein LOC134684296 produces the protein MSSCAGRTIMNGRCAESLIVESLSGNGELEIHSVIECSAIPDEKSEIPTPDIAKSYPHLREIAHQMLDLNPNIDIQLLIGRDVPEAHHVFRQLTGPKGTPFAQELFFGWVIIGDVCLGKVHKPNFVNVNKTNVMNNGRGTIFEPCTNTLYVKENTELAHIRDNVNSQGCNNDPLFIKTKDDDKIGTSVQDRLFLNLMDSEFKKDSNGHWTAPLPFRPNRQRLPNNRSQAWKRAQILDKSFQQNFTKKTHFVEFMQKVLVSGAAEVAPIITDEECWYLPLFGVYHQNKPNQIRGVFDSSASFGGVSLNSVMMSGPDLTNNLLGILLRFRSDQFYQFYVREEDRNFLRFFWYKDNNPDNPLIEHRMCVNVFGNSASPAVATYGLRKTVENSNETFGSDVMTFVNRDFYVDDGLISLPESEQVIDLITRTQMALKTEGNIRLHKITSNSSDVMKAFPTDDIGKDLKNLNLCEDYFPVQHSLGLAWDLNTDSFIFTPLQDDKPCTRRGILSSLNSIFDPIGFLSPLTISGKILLRDASPPGTDWDECLSQSFQEKWNEWGISVLSLRELSIPRMYIPMSISVMDNLEVHVFSDASEKAVAASAYLRAIDTYGTSTVGFIMGKSKLAPLSGNTIPRLELCGAVLATEIGKIISENLDVPLDSIKYYSDSKIVLGYITNQTRRFHTYVSNRIERILSVSSSNQWHFVPTHLNPSDCGTRFSISVDMENNPWLLGPKWMKNSDEEAQCDVKILYPLVSPDNDKEIRKEISASKTSVDALPPIVGRFKKFSSWRRPVKAISFLQHVAQSFSLKDKSCQGWHFCQNVMSVDSYQKAELFILKECQKEVYSQEIECLARGTNISKQSSLISLSPFLDSQGLIRVGGRLEKAKSWLPTGEINPIIIPKNSYISKLLIDRYHNSVKHQGRHLTEGALRSAGYWLIGAKRLISSFIQKCVICRKLRGKFQEQKMTDLPSDRLTPGPPFTFVGLDTFGPWQVLTRKTRGGSANSKSMEI, from the coding sequence ATGTCGTCTTGTGCTGGACGCACTATCATGAATGGTAGATGTGCAGAAAGTCTGATAGTTGAGTCATTGTCTGGTAATGGAGAACTTGAAATACATTCAGTAATAGAGTGCAGTGCAATCCCAGACGAAAAATCAGAAATTCCGACTCCGGATATTGCTAAATCCTATCCCCATTTACGGGAGATAGCTCATCAAATGTTAGATTTGAATCCAAATATAGACATTCAACTTTTGATTGGAAGAGATGTCCCAGAAGCGCACCACGTGTTTAGACAGTTGACAGGACCGAAGGGCACGCCATTTGCCCAGGAGCTCTTTTTCGGTTGGGTAATTATAGGCGATGTTTGCTTAGGCAAAGTACACAAACCAAATTTTGTCAATGTCAATAAGACTAATGTAATGAACAATGGTAGAGGAACTATATTTGAACCTTGTACTAACACTTTGTATGTAAAGGAAAACACTGAATTGGCTCATATCAGAGATAATGTTAATTCACAAGGATGTAACAATGACCCATTGTTTATTAAAACCAAAGATGACGACAAGATTGGCACATCAGTCCAAGACCGCTTGTTCCTTAATCTCATGGATTCTGAATTTAAGAAAGATTCAAATGGGCACTGGACTGCACCCCTCCCTTTTAGACCAAATAGACAACGATTGCCGAACAATAGGAGTCAAGCATGGAAAAGGGCTCAAATACTCGATAAATCTTTccaacaaaattttacaaaaaagactcattttgtAGAATTTATGCAAAAAGTATTAGTTAGCGGAGCAGCGGAGGTAGCTCCCATAATCACAGATGAGGAGTGTTGGTATCTCCCCCTTTTTGGCGTTTACCACCAGAACAAGCCTAACCAGATAAGAGGCGTATTTGATTCCTCAGCATCTTTCGGAGGAGTATCTCTCAATAGCGTTATGATGTCGGGACCAGATCTCACTAACAACCTACTTGGTATTTTGTTGCGTTTTCGCAGTGACCAGTTTTATCAATTCTACGTGAGAGAAGAAGATAGAAACTTTTTGAGGTTCTTTTGGTACAAGGACAATAACCCAGATAATCCGCTTATAGAACATCGGATGTGTGTCAATGTTTTTGGCAATAGCGCTTCTCCTGCAGTGGCAACGTACGGATTACGTAAGACAGTTGAAAACTCTAATGAAACGTTCGGCTCAGATGTTATGACTTTCGTTAACAGGGATTTTTACGTAGACGATGGGCTCATTTCCTTGCCTGAAAGTGAACAAGTAATTGATCTTATAACAAGAACACAGATGGCGCTAAAAACAGAAGGTAACATTAGGTTACACAAGATTACATCAAATAGTAGCGACGTAATGAAGGCTTTCCCTACCGATGATATTGGAAAGGATCTCAAGAATTTAAACTTGTGTGAAGACTATTTTCCGGTACAACACAGCCTTGGCCTTGCTTGGGACTTAAACACCGATAGCTTTATATTTACCCCATTACAAGATGATAAACCCTGCACCCGTAGAGGTATTCTTTCGTCATTGAATAGTATTTTTGATCCGATTGGATTCTTGTCACCACTCACAATTAGCGGAAAGATTTTGTTGCGAGATGCATCCCCACCGGGTACTGATTGGGATGAATGTTTATCACAAAGTTTTCAAGAGAAATGGAATGAATGGGGGATCTCTGTTTTGTCACTTCGAGAACTTAGTATACCGCGTATGTATATACCTATGTCAATCAGTGTTATGGACAACTtagaagtacatgtattttcagaCGCTTCAGAGAAGGCAGTTGCGGCTTCGGCATATTTAAGAGCTATCGACACATATGGGACCAGTACCGTAGGATTTATTATGGGAAAATCGAAACTAGCACCTCTTAGCGGAAACACGATACCAAGATTAGAGTTATGTGGGGCTGTCTTGGCAACCGAAATTGGAAaaataatatctgaaaatttagATGTTCCGTTGGACTCTATCAAGTATTATTCTGATAGCAAAATTGTGTTAGGATATATCACTAATCAGACCCGACGTTTTCACACCTACGTGTCAAACAGAATTGAACGCATTCTGAGTGTATCGTCGTCAAATCAGTGGCATTTTGTCCCAACACATTTAAACCCATCAGATTGCGGTACACGTTTCTCAATATCTGTTGATATGGAAAACAATCCATGGCTTCTTGGGCCGAAGTGGATGAAGAACTCTGACGAAGAAGCTCAATGTGATGTCAAAATATTATATCCGTTAGTTAGTCCAGATAATGATAAAGAGATTAGAAAAGAGATAAGTGCATCGAAAACGTCAGTAGATGCGCTTCCGCCAATAGTGGGGCGTTTTAAAAAATTCTCTAGTTGGAGACGGCCTGTGAAAGCTATATCATTTTTGCAACATGTGGCTCAGTCATTCAGTTTAAAGGATAAGTCGTGCCAAGGTTggcatttttgtcaaaatgtcatGTCAGTTGATAGTTACCAAAAAGCGGAATTATTTATCTTGAAGGAATGTCAAAAGGAAGTATATTCGCAAGAGATAGAATGTTTGGCTAGAGGCacaaacatttcaaaacaatCATCTTTAATCTCTCTTTCGCCATTTTTGGATTCACAAGGTTTGATTCGTGTAGGAGGACGTTTGGAAAAGGCAAAGTCTTGGCTTCCGACAGGAGAAATTAACCCAATTATCATTCCGAAAAATAGTTACATTAGTAAGCTTCTTATAGACCGCTATCACAATTCAGTGAAACATCAGGGTAGACATTTAACTGAAGGTGCGTTAAGGAGTGCAGGATACTGGCTAATTGGAGCTAAACGATTAATTTCTTCATTTATACAAAAGTGTGTAATATGCAGGAAACTTCGAGGAAAGTTCCAGGAACAAAAAATGACGGACTTGCCTTCTGATAGACTAACACCAGGGCCTCCGTTCACATTTGTAGGTTTGGATACCTTCGGACCTTGGCAAGTATTAACTCGTAAGACACGAGGAGGTTCAGCAAATAGTAAAAG